Genomic DNA from Desulfuromonas versatilis:
GAGCTCCAACCACCCCGAATCCAACCCCGATTGGCGCAGCACCTGGTCTACGGTTTCGATGAAGGAACTCTGCCGGAACTGCCGCGGCGAGATGTTGACCGCCATGCGTACGGGGGAAAAGCCCTGCCGTTGCCAGGCCAGGTTCTGCGCGCAGGCGGTGCGCAACACCCACTCGCCGATGGGGACGATGAGCCCGCTGTCCTCGGCCAGGGGGATGAAATCCGCGGGGCTGATCATCGGCTCTCCCGGCGGCTGCCAGCGCAGCAGCGCCTCGAAACCCACCAGGCGCCTGCTGCCTAAATCGAACTGGGGTTGATAGTGCAGCACCAGGTGCCCTTCGTCGATGGCCCGGCGCAGGCGGCCTTCCAGCAGCAGCAGCTCGTGGGTGCGGGCATTCATCTCCGGCCGATAGAACTGGAAGGTGTTGCGTCCGGCATCCTTGGCCCGGTACATGGCCACGTCGGCTGCCTTCATCAAGTCGTCGATGGTTGCGCCATCCTCGGGATGGAGGCTGATCCCGATGCTGGTGGTCAGATACATCTCGTGGTTTTCGATGACCACCGGCGCCGCCAGCTGATCGAGAATCTTGCGGGCGATCCCCGAAACGTCCTGGCCGTCGCGCAGCATCTCCAGAACGATGACGAATTCGTCCCCCCCCATGCGGGCCACCGTATCCGATTCGCGCAGCGACCCGCGGAGACGCCGGGCCACCTCGCACAGCACCCGGTCGCCGATGGCATGCCCCAGGGAATCGTTGATTTTCTTGAAGCGGTCCAGATCCAGAAACAGCAGCGCCACCGAATGCCCGGAACGGCGGGCCTTGGCCATGGCGTGCTCGAGGCGGTCCTGGCAGAGCAGGCGGTTGGGCAGATCGGTCAGCGGGTCGTGATGGGCCAGGTGATCCAGGCGGCTCTGGTTTCGCTGCAGCTGCAGGTTCTTTTCCTCCAACTCGGCGGTGCGCTCGGCAACCCGCTGCTCCAGGCTTTCCAGCAGCTTCATGTTGCCGTAGGCGATGGAGGCTCTCTGGCTGAACAGGGTCAGCAACTCGGCGTCGGTGGCGTCGAAGGGGCGCTGGCGGCGAAAGGCCGAAAGACCGCCGATCACCTGGTCGCCCTGAAACAGGGGGGCGATCAGCCCGGTGGTCACCCCCAACTCCTGGGCCAGTTCCTGCTTTACCCGGCAATCGCCCTGAAGATCCGGGAGGCAGAGGGTCTCACCGTTTTGGAAGACCCAGCCGCACAATCCCCCCTCATGGATGGGGATGCTCTGCCTGCGGACCTTCTCCGCGTGGAGACCGAGCGCCGCCTGGTAGGTGAAGGTTTCGCCGTCGTGGTCACCGATGGGGACCAGGGCCAGGTCGGCATCCACCAGCTCCCGCAGCCCACTGCACAGGGTTTCGAGAAAGGTTGGGCTATCGGCGGCAGCGGCGATCAGCCGCCGGGTGCAGCGGTCGAGCTGCTCGAGTCCGGCCTGATGGCGAAGCCGCTGCTCATCTCTGACATTGCGCTCGGCGATTTCCACCTCGAGGGCGGTACTTTTCTTGCGGATCTCGTGGATGGAAATGTCGGAAATATGAATCACCCCATAAACGAAAAACGCCCCGCCCATGAAAATCGTCCCGGTGACCAGCTCCAGGGGGAGCAGGCCGCCGGTAACCAGGTTACCGACGAACAGCAGGTAGCCGAAAAAAAAGAAGACCATCAACAGAATGATGGTCAGCCATTTGCCGCGCAGGGTGCCGGGAACCGCGCTGCGGATCCCCAGACTGCGGACAATGGAGTAGAGCATGATGGCCGCCCCGGCGAGTATCTGGGTGACGGAGAGGAGGGTGCTTACCGACATGGGGACTCCTGCACAAGGGGCCGTCAAAGGACCGACCCGGAGGGGGTTCTGGTAATTTGTGCAAAATCTGGTCCAGATGCGGGGCAGGAGGTGCGGAAGTTGGGGGGAGCCGTCAGAGGGGGGCAAGCGCGAGGAGTCGAGGTCTGGGGCAAGAAAACGGGGGCAGACCGCTTCGGGCCGCCCCCTGATTAATCACGCCGGCGAGCGCGGCGGCCGGTCAATACTCGAAATCTACCGCCACCACCCCGGATACCGCAGCCTTGATCAGCACCAGGGCCGCCTGGTGGTCGGGATGGACCTGGTAGCGGCCCATGGCCTCGAGGTCGTCGAAGGAGCTGACCAGGCCGAAGTCGTAGGAGCGCTCGGAGCGGACCACGTCGCGGCCGAAGACGAATTCCTTGATCTCGGGGATGGCATCGGGCAGGGCGCCGAGGGCCTCTTCGATGGCGGCGATCTGCGCGTCGCTGGTTTCGGGCTTGAATTTCATGAAGACAAGGTGCTTGAGCATGGGGCTTCTCCTTTGCACGGATGGTCGCCGTTTTCCGGCGGTGGTGGCTGACAAGCGAGGGATGGTCGGACCGCTATAAAAACCATTTCGGGGGAGAAAATGCAAGAACATCCTGGTCAAGGGGGCGTGTGGGGAAGATCATGGCCGGGAGGGGTGTTTCAACTCCATCAGGGCCCGCTCCAATTCGGAGCGGACCTCGTCGACCTGCTCCCGTCTCAACGCCCTGGCGAGGGCCCGCCGGGTGAGCCAGCCGGCGGCGCTTCCGCAGTTGCCGAGGGCCCAGGCGCAAAGCAGGCGGGCGGCCGGTTCGCTTTCGCCGAGTCCGGCCCGCAACTGCTTGATGCGCTCATCGGCCCGGTCGCCCAGCTTGAACAGGGCGTAAACCGAGGCCAGGCGTACCGCGGGGTCGCTGTCCGAGGAGAGGTGTTGCAATCGGGTGAGCACGCTCTGATTGGCGACCTCGATGCGCGCCAGGGCCAGGGCGACCATCTTGCGCACCTCGGCGTTGTAGTCCTGGGCCATGCGCAGCAGATCGGGTACGGCCCGGGAGGCACCGTTGCCCTTGCGGCCGATGGCGGATACGGCGTCGGCCCGGATCGCCGGGTCGTCATGATCGAGGGCCGATACCCAGGCGTCCATGGCCGAGTCGATGGCCGGGTCGATCTTGCGCAAGGCTTCGAGATAGCACTCGGAGAGCGCCCCTTCGGCGCGGTCGAGCAGGTTGGCGATCTTAACCAGGGCGCTGCGCGAGGCCTTGCCGAGGTTGCCCAGGGCCATGGCGGCATAGCCGCGCACGTCGTGGTTCTCTGCGCTCAGGCCACGCAGCAGCACCGGCAGGGCCTGGACGGTCAAGGGCTTGGGCAGTCCCGAATACTTGCCCAGGGCGCCGCATGCCGCGCGGGCCCAGTCATGCCGGCGCAGGTCGAGGCTGGCATCGACGGCGGCGATCAGCACCGGGACCGTATCGGCGGGACAGCAGCCGTGCCAGGCCAGCGCTTCGCTGGCGAGGATCCGCGCCCAGCCGTCGCCGTGGTAAATCAGTTCGCGCAGTGCCTCGCGCCATCCGGGCACCGCCGGGCCCAGCTCGCGCAGCTTCTGCCAGGCGGTAATTCGCTGGTCCCAGTCCTCGCTTTGCCGCAGCTGCCCGATCAGCCCCGCCAGGCGCGGGTCCAGTTCGAGCCGAGCCAATTCCTCCAGTCCGCGCGCCACCAGATCGGCACTTGCCCGCTGCAGGTTGAGGGTGCGAGCCTGGACCATCTCTCCGATCTGTTTGAGTTCAGTCATCTGCCGGCTTTCGGGTGAGGCCGGCCAATTCCCGGCCGGCCTCCTCGATCTGCTCCTCAATGGCCTGGGCCAGCTCCCGCAGCAGGTTGCGGCCGGTGCGCTCGGCCTCGCGGGCGCTGGCCATCAGCACGTGGAGTTCGCTGTTGCGCAACTGGTGCAGGGTCCGCTCGGTATGAGCGAGTTTTCCTCTGAGCCGCTCCCGGGTGCGCTCCAGCCTGGAGATGATGGCGGCCGTGTCCTGGCCGACCACGGTTTCCGGGCTCGATTGCCAATGGCGCAGGATCTCCTCCATCCGCTCGCGATCGCCCCGGGTGAAGGCCTCGTTGAGCTCGGCCATGAGCCGGGTGCGCAAGTCGCGGGAGGTTTCGTCGCAGGCCTTGTCGGGGTGGATCTCCGCGGCGATGTGGCGATAGAGTCTGCGGGTCTCGGCCGGGATCTCCACCTCCGGTTCCGGGGGGAGCGTTTCAGCCCGGAAGCTCTGGTAGCTTCGGGCGG
This window encodes:
- a CDS encoding HEAT repeat domain-containing protein, with the translated sequence MTELKQIGEMVQARTLNLQRASADLVARGLEELARLELDPRLAGLIGQLRQSEDWDQRITAWQKLRELGPAVPGWREALRELIYHGDGWARILASEALAWHGCCPADTVPVLIAAVDASLDLRRHDWARAACGALGKYSGLPKPLTVQALPVLLRGLSAENHDVRGYAAMALGNLGKASRSALVKIANLLDRAEGALSECYLEALRKIDPAIDSAMDAWVSALDHDDPAIRADAVSAIGRKGNGASRAVPDLLRMAQDYNAEVRKMVALALARIEVANQSVLTRLQHLSSDSDPAVRLASVYALFKLGDRADERIKQLRAGLGESEPAARLLCAWALGNCGSAAGWLTRRALARALRREQVDEVRSELERALMELKHPSRP
- a CDS encoding Dabb family protein, translated to MLKHLVFMKFKPETSDAQIAAIEEALGALPDAIPEIKEFVFGRDVVRSERSYDFGLVSSFDDLEAMGRYQVHPDHQAALVLIKAAVSGVVAVDFEY
- a CDS encoding putative bifunctional diguanylate cyclase/phosphodiesterase, with the protein product MSVSTLLSVTQILAGAAIMLYSIVRSLGIRSAVPGTLRGKWLTIILLMVFFFFGYLLFVGNLVTGGLLPLELVTGTIFMGGAFFVYGVIHISDISIHEIRKKSTALEVEIAERNVRDEQRLRHQAGLEQLDRCTRRLIAAAADSPTFLETLCSGLRELVDADLALVPIGDHDGETFTYQAALGLHAEKVRRQSIPIHEGGLCGWVFQNGETLCLPDLQGDCRVKQELAQELGVTTGLIAPLFQGDQVIGGLSAFRRQRPFDATDAELLTLFSQRASIAYGNMKLLESLEQRVAERTAELEEKNLQLQRNQSRLDHLAHHDPLTDLPNRLLCQDRLEHAMAKARRSGHSVALLFLDLDRFKKINDSLGHAIGDRVLCEVARRLRGSLRESDTVARMGGDEFVIVLEMLRDGQDVSGIARKILDQLAAPVVIENHEMYLTTSIGISLHPEDGATIDDLMKAADVAMYRAKDAGRNTFQFYRPEMNARTHELLLLEGRLRRAIDEGHLVLHYQPQFDLGSRRLVGFEALLRWQPPGEPMISPADFIPLAEDSGLIVPIGEWVLRTACAQNLAWQRQGFSPVRMAVNISPRQFRQSSFIETVDQVLRQSGLDSGWLELEITESCAMENVEATIESLAHLKKRGIHLAIDDFGTGFSSLNYLKRFPISKLKIDRSFVRDINHDPNDAAIAASVIALGRSMNLEVVAEGVETEDQVAFLCSEGCRLGQGFLMGRPLPVDQAEKYLQAASSAG